A single region of the Paenibacillus sp. genome encodes:
- a CDS encoding sulfatase-like hydrolase/transferase, whose protein sequence is MTRRQPNVIVFFTDQQRWDTTGVHGNPLGLTPNFDRLAKYGTHLEYAFTCQPVCGPARSCLQTGLYATETGCFTNGIPLREELPTMAHYFNEAGYDTGYIGKWHLAVTRTEPVPERLRGGYRYWLAADALEHTSDAYDTVLFDNAGAPVKLPGYRVDAMTDAAIRYIDERKDRPFFLFLSYLEPHHQNRRDDYPAPDVYRDMYTSRWVPPDLAALGGTAHQQLGGYYGMVKRLDEALGRVTDALKSLGLSEDTIILFTSDHGSHFKTRNDEYKRSCHESSIRVPAALYGGCFTGGGTIRELVSLVDFPPTLLDAAGLGAPEHMQGRSIAPLVRREAAEWPDDVFVQISESQVGRAVRTKRWKYGVTAPDADPLRDPGADRYVEEYLYDLHADPYELTNLAGAASHRHVADRLRERLVARMVAAGERAPVIESAPPRTAAQRKAAPEEAHE, encoded by the coding sequence ATGACGCGTCGTCAGCCGAATGTGATCGTCTTTTTTACGGACCAGCAGCGCTGGGACACGACCGGGGTGCACGGCAACCCGCTGGGGTTAACGCCGAATTTCGACCGGTTGGCGAAGTACGGCACGCATCTCGAGTATGCGTTCACGTGCCAGCCGGTGTGCGGGCCGGCGCGGTCGTGCCTGCAGACGGGGCTGTACGCGACCGAAACCGGCTGCTTCACGAACGGCATCCCGCTGCGCGAGGAGCTGCCGACGATGGCCCATTATTTTAACGAAGCGGGCTATGATACGGGGTATATCGGCAAATGGCATCTCGCCGTGACGCGCACCGAGCCGGTGCCGGAGCGGCTGCGGGGCGGCTACCGCTATTGGCTCGCCGCGGACGCGCTCGAGCATACGTCGGACGCGTATGACACGGTGCTGTTCGACAATGCTGGCGCACCGGTAAAGCTGCCGGGTTATCGGGTGGACGCGATGACGGATGCGGCGATCCGGTACATCGACGAGCGGAAGGACCGACCGTTCTTCCTGTTCCTGTCGTACCTCGAGCCGCATCACCAAAATCGCCGCGACGACTACCCGGCGCCGGACGTCTATCGGGACATGTACACGTCCCGCTGGGTGCCGCCGGATCTCGCCGCGCTCGGCGGCACGGCGCATCAGCAGCTCGGCGGCTACTACGGCATGGTGAAGCGGCTCGACGAGGCGCTCGGGCGGGTGACCGACGCGCTCAAGAGCCTCGGGCTGTCGGAGGATACGATTATTCTGTTTACGTCGGATCACGGCTCGCATTTCAAGACGCGGAACGACGAGTACAAGCGCTCGTGCCACGAGAGCTCGATCCGCGTGCCGGCCGCGCTGTACGGCGGCTGCTTCACGGGCGGCGGCACGATTCGCGAGCTCGTCAGCCTTGTCGATTTCCCGCCGACGCTGTTGGATGCCGCCGGGCTCGGCGCGCCGGAGCATATGCAGGGGCGCTCGATCGCGCCGCTCGTGCGGCGGGAGGCGGCCGAGTGGCCGGACGACGTGTTCGTGCAGATCAGCGAGTCGCAGGTCGGCCGCGCCGTCCGCACGAAGCGGTGGAAGTACGGCGTCACGGCGCCGGACGCCGACCCGCTGCGGGACCCGGGGGCGGATCGATACGTGGAGGAGTATTTGTACGACCTGCACGCGGACCCGTACGAGCTGACGAACCTCGCGGGCGCCGCGTCGCATCGGCATGTCGCCGACCGGCTGCGCGAGCGGCTCGTCGCGCGCATGGTCGCGGCGGGCGAGCGCGCGCCGGTCATCGAGTCGGCGCCGCCGCGCACAGCCGCGCAGCGCAAGGCGGCGCCGGAGGAGGCGCACGAGTAG
- a CDS encoding carbohydrate ABC transporter permease translates to MTIGLSRNVWTALFLSVFGIVFIYPLLWLGFASVKPNTEVFSSIGLWPSEFVWDSYARGWQGVGRSSFGRFFLNTFVMVVPVVVLTALSSVVVAYGFARFNFPFKRLFFVLMISTLMLPDAVVMIPRYILFRDFGWLNSYWPFYVPALLAVNAFFVFLLVQFFRGIPRDLDEAAVIDGCNSFSILVRVLAPLSVPAIVSVCIFQFIWTWNEFFNALIYINSVTKFTVSLGLRMVLDNEGAVNWNQVMAMSVVTIVPCIVVFFLAQKHFVEGISTTGLKG, encoded by the coding sequence ATGACGATCGGACTTTCGAGAAACGTATGGACCGCCTTGTTTTTGAGCGTATTCGGCATCGTGTTCATTTACCCGCTGCTGTGGCTCGGTTTCGCTTCGGTGAAGCCGAATACGGAGGTATTTTCGTCGATCGGGCTGTGGCCGTCCGAGTTCGTGTGGGACTCGTACGCGCGCGGCTGGCAGGGCGTCGGGCGGAGCAGCTTCGGGAGGTTTTTCCTGAACACGTTCGTCATGGTCGTGCCGGTCGTCGTCTTGACGGCGCTCTCCAGCGTCGTCGTCGCGTACGGCTTCGCCCGGTTCAACTTCCCGTTCAAGCGGCTGTTCTTCGTGCTGATGATTTCGACGCTCATGCTGCCGGACGCGGTCGTCATGATTCCGCGGTACATCTTGTTCCGGGACTTCGGCTGGCTGAACTCGTATTGGCCGTTCTATGTTCCGGCGCTGCTCGCCGTCAACGCGTTCTTCGTGTTTCTGCTCGTTCAGTTTTTCCGCGGCATTCCGCGGGATTTGGACGAAGCGGCGGTGATCGACGGCTGCAATTCCTTCAGCATTTTGGTGCGCGTGCTCGCGCCGCTGTCGGTGCCGGCGATCGTGTCGGTGTGCATATTCCAGTTCATTTGGACGTGGAACGAGTTTTTCAACGCCTTGATTTATATCAACAGCGTCACGAAATTTACCGTATCGCTCGGCCTGCGCATGGTGCTGGATAACGAAGGCGCCGTGAACTGGAACCAGGTGATGGCGATGTCGGTCGTTACGATCGTGCCTTGCATCGTCGTCTTCTTCCTGGCGCAGAAGCATTTCGTGGAAGGGATCTCCACGACGGGGCTGAAGGGGTAA
- a CDS encoding sugar ABC transporter permease, giving the protein MTQQAAAMTRTTRKRSDRKGWIGLAYISPWIVGFLVLTLYPFLASLYYSFTDYSMVQEARFVGLKNYIDIFTNDPLFYKSLKVTFLYVVMAVPLKLAFALLVAMVLNVNMRGINFFRTVYYLPSILGGSIAVSVLWRFLFMREGLVNAALAKVGIPPLNWLGDPELALFTITLLPVWEFGSSMVLFLAGLKQVPKELYEAARVDGASRVRIFFNVTFPLLTPIVLFNLIMQTINAFQQFTAAFVITDGGPMKSTYLYGLMLYDNAFQFFKMGYASALSWILFLIILAFTMLLFKTSDRWTHYEDGGDGK; this is encoded by the coding sequence ATGACTCAGCAAGCCGCTGCGATGACCCGGACGACGAGGAAACGGAGCGACCGCAAGGGCTGGATCGGTCTCGCGTACATCAGCCCGTGGATCGTCGGCTTCCTCGTCCTGACGCTGTACCCGTTCCTGGCTTCCTTGTACTACTCTTTCACCGATTACAGCATGGTGCAGGAAGCCCGGTTCGTCGGCCTGAAAAACTATATCGACATTTTTACGAACGACCCGCTGTTTTATAAATCGCTGAAAGTCACGTTCCTGTACGTCGTTATGGCCGTCCCGCTGAAGCTCGCCTTCGCGCTGCTCGTCGCCATGGTGCTCAATGTGAACATGCGCGGCATCAACTTCTTCCGAACCGTATATTATCTGCCTTCCATCCTGGGAGGCAGCATCGCGGTTTCGGTGCTGTGGCGGTTTCTGTTCATGCGGGAAGGGCTCGTCAACGCGGCGCTCGCGAAGGTCGGCATCCCGCCGCTTAATTGGCTCGGCGATCCGGAGCTGGCGCTGTTTACGATCACGCTGCTGCCGGTCTGGGAGTTCGGCTCTTCGATGGTGCTGTTCCTCGCCGGACTGAAGCAGGTGCCGAAGGAGCTGTACGAAGCCGCGAGGGTGGACGGCGCGTCCCGCGTGCGCATTTTCTTCAATGTGACGTTCCCGCTGCTGACGCCGATCGTGCTGTTCAACCTGATCATGCAGACGATCAACGCGTTCCAGCAGTTTACGGCAGCCTTCGTCATTACGGACGGCGGCCCGATGAAATCGACGTATTTGTACGGACTCATGCTGTACGACAACGCGTTCCAATTTTTCAAAATGGGGTACGCCTCCGCGCTGTCCTGGATTTTGTTCTTGATCATTTTGGCGTTTACGATGCTTCTGTTTAAAACCTCCGATCGATGGACGCACTACGAGGACGGGGGGGACGGCAAATGA
- a CDS encoding ABC transporter substrate-binding protein, translating to MKRQLRRGILLCLIGALALVFAACSSGQPAAEAPAQGDASGSAQGSEPAAAEKEKATLRFAWWGSEVRHKALLAAIDKYMELNPHVTIEPEYSGFEGYYQKLVTQFAGGTGPDLTPLSVDWINEIAVKGDLVMDLYTLKDHINLAAFDQAFLEQYVVHGGELVGLPMGVNGMTIAYNRAFFEKFGIPEDTVWDWAKIHEIGKKVHEQDPNAYLLGMFDYRGFLQPYVNQKTGNQWINEDKTLGFDEAAVADALAYYKKLLDDGVLQPVEESSLYPDVTENLQWQNGNIGMMFTLASAMAKVKTHVPDIGVAMFPIPADAKTSAVLVNPSNPLAINKKTAHPEEAAKFASWLLTDPAAAEILKDVYSVPAAAANAQALADKGLIDATTQQAVEIALQRPGNPVNALSNNQELAQISIDIMEQVAFGAMTPEQGAAEIVKRVTAKLKDIQ from the coding sequence ATGAAACGACAACTTCGACGGGGAATTCTTTTGTGCTTGATCGGCGCGCTTGCGCTTGTGTTCGCGGCCTGCTCGTCCGGGCAGCCGGCGGCGGAGGCGCCCGCGCAGGGCGACGCGTCGGGAAGCGCGCAAGGCAGCGAACCGGCGGCGGCGGAGAAGGAGAAGGCGACGCTCCGCTTCGCATGGTGGGGCTCGGAGGTGCGGCATAAAGCGCTGCTCGCGGCGATCGACAAATATATGGAGTTGAACCCGCACGTCACGATCGAGCCGGAGTACAGCGGGTTCGAAGGGTATTACCAAAAGCTCGTCACGCAGTTCGCGGGGGGCACCGGCCCGGACCTGACGCCGCTGTCCGTCGACTGGATCAACGAGATCGCGGTGAAGGGCGACTTGGTCATGGACTTGTATACGTTGAAGGATCACATCAATTTGGCGGCCTTCGACCAAGCGTTCCTAGAGCAATATGTCGTGCACGGCGGCGAGCTGGTCGGTCTGCCGATGGGCGTCAACGGCATGACGATCGCGTACAACCGCGCTTTCTTCGAGAAATTCGGCATTCCGGAAGATACGGTGTGGGACTGGGCGAAAATTCATGAAATCGGCAAAAAGGTGCACGAGCAGGATCCGAACGCGTATTTGCTCGGCATGTTCGATTACCGCGGCTTCCTGCAGCCGTACGTCAACCAGAAGACGGGCAACCAATGGATCAACGAGGACAAGACGCTCGGCTTCGACGAAGCGGCGGTCGCAGACGCGTTGGCTTACTACAAAAAGCTGCTCGACGACGGCGTACTGCAGCCGGTGGAAGAGAGCAGCTTGTATCCGGACGTGACGGAAAACCTGCAGTGGCAAAACGGCAACATCGGCATGATGTTTACGCTGGCATCCGCGATGGCGAAGGTGAAAACGCATGTTCCGGACATCGGCGTCGCCATGTTCCCGATTCCGGCCGACGCGAAAACGTCTGCCGTGCTCGTCAACCCGAGCAACCCGCTCGCCATCAACAAGAAGACGGCGCATCCGGAGGAGGCGGCGAAGTTCGCGAGCTGGCTGCTGACCGATCCGGCGGCGGCCGAAATTTTGAAAGACGTGTACAGCGTGCCTGCCGCCGCGGCGAACGCCCAGGCGCTGGCGGACAAAGGGCTGATCGACGCGACGACGCAGCAGGCGGTCGAAATCGCGCTGCAGCGTCCGGGCAATCCGGTCAACGCGCTTAGCAACAATCAGGAGCTTGCGCAAATTTCGATCGACATCATGGAGCAGGTCGCCTTCGGCGCGATGACGCCGGAGCAGGGCGCCGCTGAAATCGTGAAGCGGGTGACGGCGAAGCTGAAGGACATTCAGTAA
- a CDS encoding response regulator transcription factor, translating into MYKLLLVDDEVEIRNGLSQYFPWSEIGFELVGQCENGKKALDFMAEKPVDVVLCDIMMPVLNGLEVAKSLYETKSPVKIIFLSGYKDFEYAKQALEYDVKGYIVKPTKYDELYAVFSKLKLELDEQRRTAEPEEADGAPYAQKVIAAVKAYAERHYQDATLEEAAARVHMNPFYLSKYFKEKTGQNFSDYIVSLRMTKAAELLMDIRYKTYEVSELVGYSHAKNFTRTFKKFHGVSPRDYRNRHIPSAEAHP; encoded by the coding sequence ATGTATAAACTCTTATTAGTAGACGACGAAGTAGAAATCCGAAACGGGCTGTCGCAATATTTTCCGTGGAGCGAGATCGGATTCGAGCTGGTCGGTCAATGCGAGAACGGGAAAAAAGCGCTCGACTTCATGGCGGAGAAGCCGGTCGACGTCGTGCTGTGCGACATCATGATGCCGGTGTTGAACGGCCTCGAGGTCGCGAAGTCGCTGTACGAGACCAAAAGTCCTGTGAAAATCATTTTCTTAAGCGGTTACAAAGACTTCGAATACGCCAAACAGGCGCTGGAATACGACGTGAAAGGCTACATCGTGAAGCCGACGAAATACGACGAACTGTACGCCGTCTTCTCGAAGCTGAAGCTCGAGCTGGACGAACAGCGGCGGACCGCCGAGCCGGAAGAAGCCGACGGAGCGCCTTACGCGCAAAAGGTGATCGCCGCCGTCAAAGCGTACGCCGAACGGCATTATCAGGACGCGACGCTCGAAGAGGCCGCGGCCCGCGTGCATATGAATCCGTTTTACCTCAGCAAATATTTCAAAGAGAAGACCGGGCAAAACTTCTCCGATTATATCGTATCGCTGCGCATGACGAAAGCGGCCGAGCTGCTGATGGACATTCGCTACAAGACCTATGAAGTGAGCGAGCTGGTCGGCTACAGCCATGCGAAGAACTTCACCCGGACGTTCAAAAAGTTTCACGGCGTCAGCCCGCGCGATTATCGCAACCGGCACATCCCCTCCGCCGAGGCGCATCCATGA
- a CDS encoding sensor histidine kinase codes for MRKQFFLKNLMLFLVPLLIPTIVLGSLAVTFTNRYVEGEIERNNGMLFQQIDRAMETVMNEMTSLSVAFATPELLYSLEEILRTQTLTLDHLRLMKSTIQYINAPVNARPYIESIYVYVYNDHGQFLASGTGLAKFDQFHDVAWRDSFERNRAETGIWTESRLIRRYSFEEPIRVTTVYKNLYSSVHHRPYGVLVLNVYNEYIEKQLRNMELYDEHTILVLDPHGRLLFRNREGAIVPEAQTAAFASGTAAFRLTSNGRSYAVDRMTSAPFGWRYVSVAPEEELRQVPSRLSRYTLLLIVVSFAVGVALTFLLTRSNVNRIRKMISIIKSAERGQPLPETAPLRTNNEYDFITQKIIMNFIEQNYLKIQLSEKKYKLQAAEWTALQAQINPHFLFNTLETIYWKVLALTGKPNEANRMLEHLSDLLKYSLDRPNRIVPLEKEIRHTMNYVHIQTARYKDKFDVVWDYDPDDCVYGVPKLLLQPLVENAIYHGIKEKDGPCALKVKVSRLPEGLRIAVIDNGVGMTAERLAEVRDMLRADGEPGGHIGIVNTDKRIKLLYGEAYGIRIQSKRGRGTVVSLLVPV; via the coding sequence ATGAGGAAGCAGTTTTTCCTCAAAAATTTGATGCTGTTCCTCGTCCCGCTGCTCATTCCGACGATCGTGCTCGGCAGCCTCGCCGTCACGTTCACGAATCGGTACGTCGAGGGCGAAATCGAGCGGAACAACGGCATGCTGTTCCAGCAAATCGATCGCGCGATGGAAACCGTCATGAACGAAATGACGTCGCTGAGCGTCGCCTTCGCGACCCCGGAGCTGCTGTACAGCCTGGAGGAAATTCTCCGCACCCAGACGCTGACGCTCGACCATCTCCGGCTCATGAAATCGACGATCCAGTATATCAACGCGCCGGTGAACGCGAGACCGTATATCGAGTCGATTTACGTATACGTGTATAACGATCACGGTCAGTTTTTGGCGAGCGGCACCGGTCTTGCGAAGTTCGATCAGTTCCACGACGTCGCCTGGAGGGACAGCTTCGAGCGGAACCGCGCCGAAACCGGCATCTGGACGGAGTCCCGATTGATTCGCCGCTATTCGTTCGAGGAGCCGATTCGGGTGACGACCGTATACAAAAATTTATACTCCTCCGTGCACCATCGACCGTACGGCGTTCTCGTGCTGAACGTCTACAACGAGTACATCGAAAAGCAGCTGCGCAACATGGAGCTGTACGATGAGCATACGATTTTGGTGCTCGACCCGCACGGGCGTCTGCTGTTCCGCAACCGGGAGGGCGCCATCGTGCCGGAGGCGCAGACCGCGGCGTTCGCGTCCGGCACGGCGGCGTTCCGCCTGACGTCGAACGGCCGCTCGTACGCCGTCGACCGAATGACATCCGCTCCGTTCGGCTGGCGGTACGTCTCCGTCGCGCCGGAGGAAGAGCTGCGGCAAGTCCCGTCGCGCCTCAGCCGGTATACGCTGCTGCTCATCGTCGTGTCGTTCGCCGTCGGCGTGGCGCTGACGTTCCTGCTGACCCGCAGCAACGTGAACCGGATCCGGAAGATGATCTCGATCATCAAATCCGCCGAACGGGGACAGCCTTTGCCTGAAACCGCGCCGCTGCGCACCAACAACGAGTACGACTTTATCACGCAAAAAATCATCATGAACTTCATCGAGCAAAACTATTTGAAAATCCAGCTGTCCGAGAAAAAGTACAAGCTCCAAGCGGCGGAATGGACGGCGCTGCAGGCGCAGATCAATCCGCATTTCCTGTTCAACACGCTGGAGACGATTTACTGGAAGGTGCTCGCGCTGACCGGCAAGCCGAACGAGGCGAACCGGATGCTGGAGCATCTGTCGGACCTGCTGAAATATTCGCTCGACCGGCCGAACCGAATCGTGCCGCTCGAGAAAGAAATTCGCCATACGATGAACTACGTTCATATCCAAACGGCCCGGTACAAGGACAAATTCGACGTCGTCTGGGATTACGATCCGGACGACTGCGTCTACGGTGTGCCGAAGCTGCTGCTGCAGCCGCTCGTCGAGAACGCGATCTACCACGGCATCAAGGAAAAGGACGGCCCGTGCGCGCTCAAGGTCAAGGTGTCGCGCCTTCCCGAAGGGCTGCGCATCGCGGTTATCGACAACGGCGTCGGCATGACGGCGGAGCGGCTCGCGGAGGTGCGGGACATGCTGCGCGCGGACGGGGAGCCCGGCGGCCATATCGGCATCGTCAACACCGACAAGCGGATCAAGCTGCTGTACGGCGAAGCGTACGGCATCCGCATCCAAAGCAAGCGCGGCCGCGGCACCGTCGTGTCGCTGCTCGTCCCGGTATAA
- a CDS encoding DUF5107 domain-containing protein: MSDTNVKAAARVSVWEEKVDIPTYEVGKPDKNPMFLEKRVYQGSSGKVYPLPVIDSIEDEKRPKSYRIVFLENEYVQIQIMPELGGRIYRALDKTNGYDFVYYNRVIKPALVGLTGPWISGGIEFNWPQHHRPNTFGPTECAIAENDDGSATVWISEVDRMYGTKGMAGFTLYPGKAYLEIRGQLFNRTEQPQTFLWWANPAVAVNDETQSIFPPDVNAVFDHGKRDVSRFPIATGTYYKVDYSAGVDISRYKNIPVPTSYMAYKSDFDFVGGYDYGKEAGILHVANHHIAPGKKQWTWGHGDFGRAWDRNLTEEDGPYIELMTGVYTDNQPDFTWLQPYEEKTFKQYFMPYKKLGQVKNATIDAAVYFELQDGKAICKAYATGVQDDARIVLRTEDRTWIDERAALSPERTFEREIDVPGGLEAHRFTLTVYDRDGRALVSYTPKKPDVEPIPESAKPIDAPEALPNNEALYLAGLHLEQYRHATRSPEPYYLEGLKRDPGDIRINNAYGLLLLRRGRFAEAESRFREAVRTATRHNPNPYDGEPHFNLALALKYQGRLEEAYAAAYKSVWSGAWQDKGYFLLAQLDAMAGRWETALEHVERSLMRNYRNPLARNLKTAALRKLGRRAEAEREAEAAQTIDIGDFGSRFERLLLAEAAGDERLAAERRAQFESLLRGDVFNYLALAQQLLSAGLYDETIRLMDLAPEGPAGIYPMTLYYRGYAAGQANDAAGEAADYKAAQAAPPDYCFPNALTDVVVLERAANADADDAKARYYLGNLLYDKGRAEEAIALWEASARLNDAFPTVHRNLALAYYNKLGEAERARAALERAFALNAEDARVLFELDQLYQKIGRSPEERLAFLDQYRPVVERRDDLFTEFVKLHNTASRHEEALAMLLSRRFHPWEGGEGKVTSQYVLALVELAKAGIRGGKHAEAAVLLERAFVYPDNLGEGKLAGAQENHIHYWLGAAYEGMGDLEKARQAWSAAAVGLDEPTSAMYYNDQPPEMIYYQGLALGKLGETERAKGKFNKLVDYGERHLFQSLAIDYFAVSLPDFLVFDENLDRKNEIHCRFMLALGYAGLGRKADAGEQYRKVLELEPSHQGARFHR, translated from the coding sequence ATGAGCGATACGAACGTGAAAGCCGCCGCCCGCGTGAGCGTATGGGAAGAGAAGGTCGACATCCCGACGTACGAGGTCGGCAAGCCGGACAAAAACCCGATGTTTCTGGAGAAACGCGTATACCAAGGCAGCTCCGGCAAAGTGTACCCGCTTCCCGTCATCGACAGCATCGAGGACGAGAAGCGGCCGAAGAGCTACCGCATCGTGTTCCTCGAGAACGAATATGTGCAGATCCAAATCATGCCGGAGCTCGGCGGCCGCATTTACCGCGCGCTGGACAAGACGAACGGGTACGACTTCGTCTATTACAACCGCGTAATCAAGCCGGCGCTCGTCGGGCTGACGGGGCCGTGGATTTCGGGCGGCATCGAGTTCAACTGGCCGCAGCATCACCGGCCGAACACATTCGGGCCGACGGAGTGCGCGATCGCGGAAAACGACGACGGCAGCGCGACGGTATGGATCAGCGAGGTCGACCGCATGTACGGCACGAAGGGGATGGCCGGCTTCACGTTGTACCCGGGCAAAGCGTATCTCGAAATCCGGGGGCAGCTGTTCAACCGGACGGAGCAGCCGCAGACGTTCCTCTGGTGGGCGAATCCGGCCGTCGCCGTCAACGACGAGACGCAGTCGATCTTCCCGCCCGACGTGAACGCGGTGTTCGACCACGGGAAGCGGGACGTCAGCCGGTTCCCGATCGCGACGGGCACGTATTACAAGGTCGATTATTCGGCCGGCGTGGACATTTCCCGCTATAAGAACATTCCCGTGCCGACGTCGTATATGGCGTACAAGTCCGACTTCGACTTCGTCGGCGGCTACGATTACGGCAAGGAAGCGGGCATTCTGCACGTGGCGAACCACCATATCGCGCCCGGGAAGAAGCAGTGGACGTGGGGCCACGGCGATTTCGGCCGGGCGTGGGATCGCAACCTGACCGAAGAGGACGGGCCGTACATCGAGCTGATGACCGGGGTGTACACCGACAATCAGCCCGATTTCACATGGCTGCAGCCGTACGAGGAGAAGACGTTCAAGCAATACTTCATGCCTTATAAAAAATTGGGTCAGGTCAAAAACGCGACGATCGACGCGGCGGTCTATTTCGAGCTGCAGGACGGCAAGGCGATCTGCAAAGCGTACGCGACCGGCGTGCAGGACGATGCGCGCATCGTGCTCCGCACGGAGGACCGAACGTGGATCGACGAGCGCGCCGCGCTGTCGCCGGAGCGGACGTTCGAGCGGGAGATCGACGTTCCGGGCGGGCTCGAGGCGCATCGCTTCACGCTGACGGTGTACGACAGAGACGGGCGCGCGTTGGTATCGTATACGCCGAAGAAGCCGGACGTCGAGCCGATCCCGGAATCGGCGAAGCCGATCGATGCGCCGGAGGCGCTGCCGAACAACGAGGCGCTGTACCTTGCGGGGCTGCATTTGGAGCAGTACCGCCACGCGACCCGCAGCCCGGAGCCGTACTACCTTGAGGGGCTGAAGCGCGATCCGGGCGACATAAGGATCAACAACGCGTACGGCTTGCTGCTGCTGCGCAGGGGGCGGTTCGCCGAGGCGGAGAGCCGCTTCCGCGAAGCGGTGCGCACGGCGACGCGGCACAATCCGAACCCGTACGACGGGGAGCCGCACTTCAACTTGGCGCTGGCGTTGAAATACCAGGGCCGCCTGGAGGAAGCGTACGCCGCCGCGTACAAGTCGGTGTGGTCCGGGGCCTGGCAGGACAAGGGGTACTTCCTGCTCGCGCAGCTCGACGCGATGGCGGGGCGCTGGGAGACGGCGCTCGAGCACGTCGAACGCTCCCTCATGCGCAACTACCGCAACCCGCTCGCGCGCAACCTGAAGACGGCGGCGCTGCGGAAGCTCGGGCGCCGCGCGGAGGCGGAGCGAGAGGCGGAGGCGGCGCAGACGATCGACATCGGCGACTTCGGATCGCGGTTCGAGCGGCTGCTGCTGGCGGAGGCGGCGGGCGACGAACGGCTGGCGGCGGAGCGCCGGGCGCAGTTCGAGTCGCTGCTGCGCGGCGACGTGTTCAACTATCTGGCGCTGGCGCAGCAGCTGCTGTCGGCGGGCCTCTACGACGAAACGATTCGCCTGATGGACCTGGCGCCGGAAGGGCCGGCGGGCATCTATCCAATGACGCTGTATTACCGGGGTTACGCGGCCGGCCAAGCGAACGATGCGGCAGGGGAAGCCGCCGACTACAAGGCTGCCCAAGCGGCGCCGCCGGATTACTGCTTCCCGAACGCGCTCACCGATGTCGTCGTGCTGGAGCGGGCCGCGAACGCAGACGCGGACGACGCGAAAGCGCGGTATTACCTGGGCAATCTGCTGTACGACAAAGGCCGAGCCGAGGAGGCGATCGCGCTGTGGGAAGCGTCGGCGCGGCTGAACGACGCCTTCCCGACCGTGCACCGCAACTTAGCGCTTGCGTACTACAATAAGCTCGGCGAAGCGGAACGGGCGCGGGCGGCGCTGGAGCGAGCGTTCGCGCTGAACGCGGAAGACGCGCGCGTCTTGTTCGAGCTCGACCAGCTGTACCAAAAAATCGGCCGCTCGCCGGAGGAGCGGCTCGCCTTCCTAGATCAATACCGCCCCGTCGTCGAACGGCGAGACGACTTGTTTACCGAATTCGTCAAGCTGCACAACACGGCGTCGCGCCATGAGGAGGCGCTGGCGATGCTGCTGTCGCGCCGCTTCCATCCGTGGGAGGGAGGCGAAGGCAAGGTGACGTCTCAGTACGTGCTCGCGCTTGTCGAACTGGCGAAAGCCGGCATCCGCGGCGGGAAGCATGCGGAAGCGGCGGTGCTGCTGGAGCGGGCGTTCGTCTACCCGGACAATCTCGGGGAAGGCAAGCTGGCGGGGGCGCAGGAAAACCATATCCACTACTGGCTCGGCGCCGCGTACGAGGGGATGGGCGATCTCGAGAAGGCGCGGCAAGCGTGGAGCGCCGCCGCGGTCGGACTCGACGAGCCGACGAGCGCGATGTATTACAACGATCAGCCGCCGGAGATGATTTACTACCAAGGGCTGGCGCTGGGGAAGCTCGGGGAAACGGAGCGGGCGAAAGGCAAATTCAACAAGCTGGTCGACTACGGGGAGCGCCATTTGTTCCAAAGCCTCGCCATCGATTATTTCGCGGTATCGCTGCCGGACTTCCTCGTCTTCGACGAAAACTTGGATCGGAAGAACGAAATCCACTGCCGCTTCATGCTGGCGCTCGGCTACGCCGGGCTCGGCCGGAAGGCCGATGCCGGAGAGCAGTATCGTAAAGTGCTGGAGCTCGAGCCGTCGCATCAAGGCGCGCGGTTTCACCGGTAA